A single genomic interval of Lathyrus oleraceus cultivar Zhongwan6 chromosome 7, CAAS_Psat_ZW6_1.0, whole genome shotgun sequence harbors:
- the LOC127106462 gene encoding E3 ubiquitin-protein ligase UPL1 isoform X2: MRLRRKRALQVPPKIRCSINCVTAVPLENIQEPLKIFAWEFDKGDFHHWVDLFNHFDSFFEKYVKPRKDLQIDDDFLDSDPPFPKEAVLQILRVIRIILDNCTNKHFYSSYEQHLSSLLASTDPDVVEATLDTFATFLKKTVAKYSIRDASLNSKLFALAQGWGGKEEGLGLIASTVPNGCDPIAHELGCTLHFEFYAANESESDIKGPEPLVQGLQIIHLSDFNKCVETDLGLLHKLVTEYKVPPSLRFSLLTRLRFARAFGSLGSRQQYTCIRLYAFIILIQAGGDADDLVSFFNAEPEFINELVSLLSYEDAVLEKTRVLCLHSLAALCQDRSRQPSVLTAVTSAGHRGILSSLMQKSIDSVISDTSNRSVHFAEALLSLVTVLVSSSSGCSAMREAGFIPTLLPLLKDSNPQHLLLVEKAVHILEAFMDYSNPAAALFRDLGGLDDTIARLKVEVSHAENAGKQPDENSEPSRNVHMVEGSSVLLDDMQSLYSEPLISYHRKLLMKALLRAISLGTYAPGTTTRIYESEDNALPQCLCLIFRRAKDFGGGIFSLAATVLSDIIQKDPTCFPVIDAAGLPSAFLDAIMDDVLNSSEAITCIPQCLDALCLNSNGLQAVKDRNSLRCFVKVFTSRTYLRSLTWETPASLSSGLDELMRHASSLRGPGVDMLVEILETISKIGSAVDPSPLCPDPCSSTSVPMEMDCGDRNFILPDNKESSKADDTKLINEPCHDASIINIESYLPDCVNNVARLLETILQNADTCRVFVEKKGIEAVLQLFTLPLMPPSVSVGQSIFAAFKNFSPQHYVSLARTLCSFLREHLKSTNELLDSIRGTQLALVESAKQTKVLKYISSLEGVLALSVFLLKGTTAVVSELSTSDADVLKDIGRTYKEVIWQLSLCNDSKTEEKKKNGLEPEILQAPLSTTVVERDSDEDANMQTFRYTNPVFARTGSHSPWSGERDFVSVVRSGEGLHRRTRQGIARMRGGRTARRLEALNIDSEASSSALQASSSRDSKMKSPDVLALEILNKLASTMRSFFTALVKGFTSPNRRRADSGSLGSASKALGTVLATNFLDAFGFSGHSTYDGLDTPLSVKCRYLGKVVDDMAALIFDSRRRSCYPAMVNNFYVHGTFKELLTTYEATCQLLWTLPRSIPTSDIDLGKIEQGAKLSHSTWLLDTLQSYCRLLEYFVNSSLLLSPTSASQTELLVQPVTVGLSIGLFPVPRDPKVFVSLLQSQVQDVILPIWNHPMFCSCSPGFVASIISLVTHVSSGVGDVKRNQNNILGSTNQRFIPPPPDEATIATIVEMGFSRARAEEALRRVETNSVEMAMEWLFSHADDPVQEDDELAQALALSLGNSSETTKVDSAEKTDDVTTEEGQMKKPPVDDILAASMKLFQSSDLVAFQLTDLLVTLCNQNKGEVRPKVISYLLQQLKLCPLDFSMDNCALGALAHIIALLLVEDGSTREIASQNGIISTIIDILISLKDSLKLGKELPVSKCISALLLILDQMLQSRPKIENMEGGTQTGSMPDSSAEHGSLLFPDIVAHEENKIDGSEKKPEMAFENILGKSTGFATIVESHMLLDIACDLIKQHVPAVVMQAVLQLCARLTKTHALAMKFLENGGVAALFSLPRNCFFPGYDTVISTIVRHLLEDLQTLQTAMELEIRQTLSANRHSRRLSARSFLTSLAPVISRDPIVFMKAAAAVCQLEISGGRTVIVLSKEKEKEKSKTSSTEATNECLRISESKSPDGSGKYLKSHKKVPVNLTLVVDQLLEIVLKYPPMEGRENFECDASLMDIDEPTMKVKGKSKVEETVILEPESERSAELVKVTFVLKLLSDILLMYGHAVGVILKRDSEMCQFRGSSQPSGHNGIIHHVLHRLLPHSVDKSAGPDDWRGKLSEKASWFLVVLCGRSGEGRKRVTNGLVKELTSFSNFESNSLKGSLSPDKRLFTFIDLVYSILSKNSSSGSLPGSGYSPDIAQSLIDGGIITCLTRILEVVDLDHPDAPKFANLILKGLDCLARAANASEQIYKSKGVEKRRSDGLNDRSDDQITTPSALETVSHDQNVSGQEALREMMDNAHNQRTSQGDHYADNPNQSVEQVMRVEEEETISPNTPVELGMDFMHEGMGEGSVLRNPEQIDVAFHVENRADSNMGDEDDDMADDDEEDDDEDDGEDEDEDIAEDGGGMMSMADTDVEDHDDTGLGDEYNDEMIEEDDDDFHENRVIEVRWREALDGMDHLQVLGQPGTAGGLIDVVAEPFEGVNVDDLFRLQNFERRRQTGRSSFERPASEINGFQHPLLVRPSQSVDFVSMWPSGGNSASRDSETQSSRNLDMAHFYMFDTPIHPYDTVPSNLFGDRLGSVAPPPLTDYSVGMSSLHLPGRRVLGNGRWTDNGQPQGGAQAAAIALAVEEQFLAQMSSIDPTSSPTEHNVHNSEEQEKQSDVLPSHDGPVLTVGADSNCQQFAGQEQENGIEAIAQQINLSVDGAPCEEEINVDYGVQDPGEGLHTNEPVSVQPVSLNLMPNNLDCTENEINNTPSENVQYGRDPDVPTNNHNVPVVPMGCNGTSNVDGQPTNLGLPGSGFEDTNPNDCPASSVYASVDVNMGGVDTERNQSGQPTVSEDIRGELLSTQNTQVILDETQAEQTSANNEAADANTIDPTFLEALPEDLRAEVLASQQAQPVQPPVYAPPSAEDIDPEFLAALPPDIQAEVLAQQRAQRVVQQAEGQPVDMDNASIIATFPADLREEVLLTSSEAVLSALPSPLLAEAQILRDRAMGLYQARSLFGSSHRLNNRRNGLGFVRQPVMDRGVGVTIDRRSALMDALKVKEIEGEPLLDANALKALIRLLRLAQPLGKGLLQRLLLNLSAHNLTRATLIYLLLDMIKPEAEGSESRPATLNCQRLYGCHSNTVYGRSQLLDGLPPLVLRRILEILTYLATNHSGVAKMLFHFDQSITDLSNSSATHMNGKGKEMVTERGHSPKLSGAHAGAVPLVLFLKLLNRPLFLRSTAHLEQVMGLIQVVVDTAASKLESQSQSEKAIADTLNLSVNEAEKDPPLVELDSNQQDKHADTKARPSNGKKNLDMYNIFLQLPQSDLRNMCNLLGHEGLSDKMYMLAGEVLKKLAFIVSSHRKFFILELSESSHALTGSAVSDLVTLQQRNMLGLGAGSMAGAAILRVLQALSSLISLETSGYMDLESDVDQQDDKAIIWNLNTSLEPLWQELSNCISAAEMQLGQGSFSPNMSNIHVAENLHGSSTSPPLPLGTQRLLPFIEAFFVLCEKLQANESIMQQDHGNATAREVKEFASCSASMNGNFIGDSKRKLDGAFTFTRFAEKHRRLTNAFIRQSPSLLEKSLSMMLKAPRLIDFDNKRAYFRSRIRQQHDQHLSGPLRISVRRAYILEDSYNQLRMRPTPDLKGRLNVQFQGEEGIDAGGLTREWYQLLSRVIFDKGALLFTTVGNNATFQPNPNSVYQTEHLSYFKFVGRVVGKALFDAQLLDVYFTRSFYKHILGVKVTYHDIEAVDPDYYKNLKWMLENDVSDIPDLTFSMDADEEKLILYEKNEVTDYELKPGGRNIKVSEETKHEYVDLVAEHLLTNAIRPQINSFLEGFHEMVPRELISIFNDKELELLISGLPEIDLDDLKENTEYTGYTVASNVIQWFWEVVKSFNKEDMARLLQFVTGTSKVPLEGFIALQGISGSQRFQIHKAYGAPDRLPSAHTCFNQLDLPEYTSKEQLQDRLLLAIHEASEGFGFG, encoded by the exons ATGAGACTGAGAAGAAAGCGGGCACTCCAAGTG CCTCCCAAAATTAGATGCTCCATCAACTGTGTTACTGCGGTTCCACTTGAGAACATCCAAGAACCTTTAAAAATTTTTGCATGGGAGTTTGATAAG GGAGACTTTCATCACTGGGTTGATCTTTTTAACCATTTCGATTCATTCTTTGAGAAGTATGTAAAACCACGGAAGGATCTGCAAATTGATGACGATTTTCTGGACTCAGATCCTCCTTTCCCAAAAGAAGCTGTTCTTCAAATTCTTCGTGTCATTAGAATAATTTTGGATAACTGCACAAATAAACATTTCTACAGCTCATATGAG CAACATCTTTCATCATTGCTTGCTTCTACTGATCCAGATGTGGTTGAGGCTACGCTGGACACTTTTGCTACTTTTTTGAAGAAAACAGTCGCAAAGTACTCCATAAGAGACGCTTCTTTGAATTCAAAATTGTTTGCTCTTGCACAAGGATGGGGTGGAAAGGAAGAGGGACTCGGACTAATTGCATCAACTGTACCTAATGGTTGCGACCCTATAGCACATGAATTGGGCTGTACTCTTCATTTTGAGTTTTATGCAGCAAATGAGTCAGAAAGTGACATCAAAGGGCCTGAACCTTTGGTCCAAGGGTTGCAAATCATTCACTTGAGTGACTTCAATAAATGTGTGGAAACTGATCTTGGGCTTTTGCACAAGTTGGTTACAGAATATAAAGTACCTCCCAGTTTAAGATTTTCTTTGCTGACAAGATTGCGGTTTGCTAGGGCTTTTGGTTCTTTGGGTTCTAGACAGCAATACACTTGCATTCGCTTGTATGCTTTCATAATTTTGATTCAAGCTGGTGGTGATGCCGATGACCTAGTGTCATTCTTCAATGCCGAGCCCGAATTTATCAACGAATTGGTCTCACTACTGAGCTATGAAGATGCAGTTCTGGAAAAAACTCGGGttttatgtttgcattcattaGCTGCTCTTTGCCAAGATCGTTCCCGTCAACCTTCAGTATTGACTGCTGTTACATCTGCCGGGCATCGTGGCATTTTATCTAGCCTGATGCAGAAATCCATTGACTCTGTTATTAGTGATACATCAAATAGGTCAGTTCACTTTGCTGAAGCTCTATTATCTCTTGTAACTGTGTTGGTTTCGTCATCATCAGGATGTTCTGCTATGCGTGAAGCAGGATTTATTCCAACTCTTCTACCTCTACTGAAAGATTCAAATCCACAACACTTGCTTCTGGTTGAAAAAGCTGTGCACATTTTAGAAGCTTTCATGGATTACAGTAATCCAGCTGCTGCATTGTTTAGAGATTTGGGAGGTTTAGATGATACGATCGCTCGCTTGAAAGTTGAAGTATCCCATGCTGAAAATGCTGGAAAACAGCCAGATGAAAATTCCGAGCCTAGTAGAAATGTACATATGGTTGAAGGTTCTTCAGTTTTGCTAGATGACATGCAGTCGTTGTATTCTGAACCATTAATTTCCTACCACCGGAAATTGCTGATGAAAGCTCTATTGCGTGCTATATCCCTTGGAACCTATGCCCCTGGAACTACTACTCGAATATATGAATCTGAAGATAACGCGTTGCCTCAGTGCTTATGTTTAATTTTCAGACGAGCAAAAGATTTTGGTGGTGGAATTTTCTCGCTTGCTGCTACTGTCCTGAGTGATATAATACAAAAAGATCCTACTTGTTTTCCAGTTATAGATGCAGCTGGTCTTCCATCTGCCTTTTTGGATGCTATAATGGATGATGTTCTCAACTCCTCAGAAGCCATTACATGCATTCCCCAGTGTTTGGATGCTTTATGCTTAAACAGTAATGGACTTCAAGCTGTGAAAGATAGAAATTCTTTAAGATGTTTTGTGAAAGTGTTTACTTCCAGAACATATTTGCGCAGTCTTACATGGGAAACACCTGCATCTTTATCCAGTGGATTGGATGAATTAATGCGCCACGCTTCTTCGTTACGGGGGCCTGGAGTGGATATGTTAGTTGAGATTCTAGAAACTATCTCAAAAATTGGTTCTGCTGTGGATCCCTCACCTTTATGTCCTGATCCTTGCTCCTCAACCTCTGTTCCTATGGAAATGGATTGTGGGGACAGGAATTTCATCTTGCCTGATAATAAGGAGTCATCAAAGGCAGATGACACTAAGCTGATCAATGAGCCATGTCATGATGCGTCCATAATAAATATTGAGTCTTATCTTCCAGATTGTGTAAACAATGTGGCTCGTCTGCTTGAGACAATTCTACAGAATGCTGACACATGTCGAGTATTTGTTGAGAAAAAGGGGATTGAAGCTGTTCTTCAGTTATTTACATTGCCGTTAATGCCACCTTCTGTTTCTGTAGGGCAGAGCATCTTTGCTGCCTTCAAAAACTTTTCTCCACAGCATTATGTTTCTCTTGCTCGGACTTTATGCTCGTTCTTGAGGGAACATTTGAAATCTACCAATGAGCTTTTAGATTCAATTAGAGGAACTCAACTTGCTTTAGTTGAATCCGCAAAGCAGACAAAGGTGTTGAAATACATTTCTAGTCTTGAAGGTGTCTTGGCTCTCTCTGTATTTTTGTTGAAGGGAACAACTGCTGTGGTCTCTGAACTAAGCACTTCTGATGCTGATGTATTAAAAGATATTGGGAGAACATACAAAGAAGTAATTTGGCAATTATCTTTGTGCAATGACTCCAAGACAGaggaaaagaagaagaatggTCTAGAACCTGAGATTTTGCAAGCACCTTTATCTACTACTGTTGTCGAAAGAGATAGTGATGAAGATGCAAATATGCAGACATTTAGATACACAAACCCAGTTTTTGCTAGGACTGGTTCACATTCCCCGTGGAGTGGAGAGCGTGATTTTGTTTCTGTAGTTCGTTCTGGAGAAGGTTTGCATCGCCGTACTCGACAAGGGATAGCCCGCATGCGCGGTGGAAGGACTGCTCGTCGCTTAGAAGCTTTAAACATTGATTCTGAAGCATCTTCTAGTGCACTGCAGGCATCTTCATCTCGAGATTCGAAAATGAAAAGCCCTGATGTTCTTGCCTTAGAGATTCTTAACAAACTGGCTTCAACAATGCGCTCTTTCTTCACTGCTCTCGTGAAGGGGTTCACTTCACCAAATCGCCGTCGAGCTGACTCAGGGTCACTTGGCTCAGCTTCAAAGGCCCTCGGAACTGTTTTAGCTACGAATTTTCTTGACGCTTTTGGTTTTTCTGGACATTCTACATATGATGGACTTGATACTCCACTTTCTGTAAAATGTAGATATCTTGGGAAGGTTGTGGATGATATGGCAGCTCTCATATTTGACAGCAGACGCAGAAGTTGTTATCCTGCCATGGTTAATAACTTTTATGTGCACGGAACATTTAAAGAGTTATTGACAACATATGAAGCTACTTGTCAGTTGCTATGGACTCTTCCGCGCTCTATCCCAACATCAGATATTGATCTTGGAAAGATAGAACAAGGAGCCAAACTGTCCCATAGTACATGGCTACTTGATACATTACAAAGCTACTGTCGCTTGCTTGAGTACTTTGTAAATTCTTCTTTGCTTTTGTCCCCAACCTCAGCATCTCAGACAGAGCTTCTTGTTCAGCCAGTTACTGTTGGCCTGTCAATTGGGCTCTTTCCAGTTCCAAGAGACCCAAAAGTTTTTGTAAGTCTGCTGCAATCTCAGGTTCAGGATGTAATCCTACCAATCTGGAATCATCCCATGTTTTGTAGTTGTAGTCCTGGTTTTGTTGCATCAATTATTTCACTTGTTACACATGTAAGTTCTGGTGTTGGAGATGTGAAGCGAAATCAAAATAACATTTTGGGAAGTACAAACCAACGTTTTATTCCCCCTCCACCTGACGAGGCAACGATTGCAACTATTGTTGAGATGGGTTTTTCAAGGGCAAGGGCTGAAGAAGCACTGAGAAGAGTGGAAACAAATAGTGTTGAAATGGCTATGGAGTGGCTGTTTAGTCATGCTGATGATCCTGTCCAGGAGGATGATGAGCTTGCACAGGCTCTTGCTCTATCCCTTGGAAATAGTTCTGAAACTACTAAAGTTGATAGTGCCGAGAAGACTGATGATGTGACAACTGAAGAGGGACAAATGAAGAAACCTCCAGTTGATGATATACTTGCTGCATCTATGAAGTTGTTTCAGAGTAGTGATTTAGTGGCCTTTCAACTGACAGATTTGCTTGTAACGCTTTGCAACCAGAACAAAGGGGAAGTTCGTCCAAAAGTAATATCTTATCTGTTGCAGCAGCTAAAACTTTGTCCATTGGACTTTTCCATGGATAACTGTGCCTTAGGCGCATTAGCACATATTATAGCATTACTTCTTGTGGAGGATGGAAGTACAAGGGAAATTGCATCTCAGAATGGAATTATATCTACCATTATAGATATCCTGATAAGCTTGAAAGACAGTCTCAAGTTGGGGAAAGAACTTCCAGTCTCTAAATGCATTAGTGCTTTACTACTTATCTTGGATCAAATGTTGCAGTCAAGGCCAAAGATTGAAAATATGGAAGGAGGAACCCAAACTGGTTCCATGCCTGACTCATCTGCGGAGCATGGTTCCCTGCTATTTCCTGATATAGTTGCACATGAGGAAAACAAAATAGATGGGAGTGAAAAAAAACCTGAAATGGCTTTTGAGAATATACTTGGGAAATCTACTGGCTTTGCTACTATTGTTGAGTCTCATATGTTGTTGGATATTGCATGTGATTTGATAAAACAACACGTGCCTGCTGTGGTCATGCAGGCTGTTCTACAGTTATGTGCTCGGTTAACAAAAACACATGCTTTGGCTATGAAGTTTCTCGAAAATGGAGGCGTGGCTGCTCTTTTTAGTCTTCCAAGGAATTGTTTTTTTCCTGGCTATGACACTGTTATATCAACTATAGTTAGGCATCTTCTTGAAGATCTTCAAACACTACAAACAGCTATGGAGTTGGAGATACGACAAACTTTAAGTGCTAATCGCCATTCGAGGCGTCTTTCTGCTCGATCATTTTTGACATCTTTGGCACCAGTTATATCTAGAGATCCTATTGTTTTCATGAAAGCTGCAGCTGCAGTTTGTCAGTTAGAGATATCAGGGGGAAGGACAGTAATTGTGTTATCAAAGgagaaagaaaaggaaaaatCAAAAACATCGAGTACTGAGGCCACAAATGAATGTCTCCGAATATCTGAAAGCAAGTCACCTGATGGATCGGGCAAATATCTGAAAAGCCACAAAAAGGTTCCAGTGAATCTCACTCTAGTAGTTGATCAACTTCTTGAGATTGTGCTGAAGTACCCACCGATGGAAGGCCGAGAAAATTTTGAGTGTGATGCTTCTTTAATGGATATAGATGAGCCTACTATGAAGGTGAAGGGGAAATCGAAGGTTGAGGAGACAGTGATATTAGAACCTGAGTCTGAAAGGTCTGCAGAATTGGTGAAGGTGACTTTTGTCCTTAAGTTATTGAGTGACATTCTTCTAATGTATGGACATGCAGTTGGTGTCATACTCAAACGTGATTCTGAAATGTGTCAATTTCGTGGGTCTAGTCAACCATCTGGACATAATGGCATTATCCATCATGTATTACATCGGTTGCTACCACATTCTGTTGACAAATCTGCAGGACCTGATGATTGGAGAGGTAAGTTGTCTGAAAAGGCTTCATGGTTCCTGGTAGTTTTGTGTGGTCGGTCTGGTGAAGGTCGTAAGCGAGTGACTAATGGGCTTGTTAAAGAATTGACATCTTTTTCAAATTTCGAGAGCAACTCTTTGAAAGGCAGTTTATCCCCTGATAAAAGGCTTTTTACTTTTATTGATCTAGTGTATTCTATATTGTCAAAAAATTCATCATCTGGTAGCCTACCTGGTTCTGGATATTCACCTGATATTGCACAAAGCTTGATTGATGGTGGAATAATTACATGTCTAACTAGAATCCTGGAAGTGGTCGATTTGGATCATCCTGATGCACCCAAATTTGCAAATCTTATACTCAAAGGTTTAGACTGTCTTGCAAGAGCTGCTAATGCCAGTGAGCAGATCTATAAATCTAAGGGGGTTGAAAAGAGAAGATCTGATGGTTTGAATGATAGATCTGATGATCAAATAACAACACCTTCTGCACTTGAAACCGTGTCACATGATCAGAATGTGAGCGGTCAAGAAGCTCTCAGAGAAATGATGGATAATGCACATAATCAAAGAACTTCCCAAGGTGACCATTATGCTGATAATCCAAACCAGTCAGTTGAACAAGTTATGAGGGTAGAAGAAGAGGAGACAATATCCCCAAATACACCAGTGGAGCTGGGAATGGACTTCATGCATGAAGGGATGGGAGAAGGAAGTGTCTTGCGCAATCCAGAGCAAATTGACGTGGCTTTTCATGTTGAGAATAGGGCAGATAGTAACATGGGAGATGAAGATGATGATATGGCTGATGATGATGAggaggatgatgatgaggatgatggagaggatgaagatgaagatatAGCAGAAGATGGCGGGGGCATGATGTCTATGGCTGATACTGATGTGGAGGATCATGATGATACTGGCTTGGGGGATGAATACAATGATGAAATGATTGAAGAAGATGACGATGATTTTCACGAGAACCGCGTCATAGAGGTGAGATGGAGGGAAGCTCTTGATGGAATGGATCACTTGCAGGTACTTGGGCAGCCTGGAACTGCTGGCGGTCTTATAGATGTAGTTGCCGAACCTTTTGAAGGGGTTAATGTTGATGACCTTTTTCGTCTTCAGAATTTTGAACGTCGCCGCCAGACAGGTAGATCTTCTTTTGAGAGACCTGCCTCTGAAATAAATGGTTTTCAACATCCTCTGCTTGTAAGGCCATCACAATCCGTTGATTTTGTCTCAATGTGGCCATCAGGTGGTAATTCTGCATCCCGGGATTCAGAAACTCAGTCATCCAGGAATCTCGATATGGCCCATTTCTACATGTTTGATACACCTATTCATCCATATGATACCGTTCCAAGTAATCTGTTTGGAGACCGTTTGGGTAGTGTAGCACCACCACCTCTGACTGATTATTCTGTGGGTATGAGTTCATTACACCTACCTGGAAGAAGAGTGTTAGGTAATGGTAGGTGGACTGACAACGGTCAACCACAAGGAGGTGCTCAAGCAGCAGCCATTGCACTAGCAGTGGAGGAACAGTTTTTAGCTCAGATGAGTAGCATAGATCCTACAAGCAGTCCTACTGAACATAATGTACATAACTCTGAAGAACAAGAGAAGCAATCTGATGTCCTTCCATCACATGATGGTCCTGTGTTGACTGTTGGGGCGGACTCTAATTGTCAGCAATTTGCAGGTCAGGAGCAGGAAAATGGTATTGAAGCCATAGCTCAACAAATAAACCTTTCAGTTGATGGTGCTCCTTGTGAGGAAGAGATAAATGTAGACTATGGTGTTCAAGATCCAGGGGAAGGCCTGCATACTAACGAGCCTGTGTCAGTTCAGCCAGTTTCACTGAACCTCATGCCAAATAATCTTGATTGCACcgaaaatgaaataaataataCCCCCAGTGAGAATGTACAATACGGACGGGATCCTGATGTACCTACCAACAACCATAATGTGCCAGTTGTACCAATGGGTTGCAATGGAACATCAAATGTTGATGGGCAGCCTACTAATCTTGGGTTACCAGGCTCTGGTTTTGAGGATACTAATCCAAATGATTGTCCTGCATCATCAGTTTATGCTAGTGTTGATGTTAATATGGGCGGTGTTGATACTGAAAGAAACCAATCAGGGCAACCAACTGTTTCTGAAGACATAAGGGGTGAGCTGTTATCAACTCAGAACACACAAGTTATTCTGGATGAAACTCAAGCTGAACAAACTAGTGCAAATAATGAGGCTGCTGATGCAAATACAATTGACCCTACATTTTTGGAGGCTCTTCCTGAAGATCTGCGAGCAGAAGTTTTGGCATCCCAGCAAGCTCAACCGGTTCAGCCTCCAGTTTATGCACCACCTTCTGCAGAAGATATTGATCCGGAGTTTTTAGCTGCTCTTCCTCCAGATATTCAAGCAGAGGTTTTGGCCCAACAAAGAGCTCAAAGGGTTGTCCAGCAGGCTGAAGGACAGCCAGTTGACATGGATAATGCTTCTATAATTGCAACTTTTCCTGCTGATTTGCGTGAAGAG GTGCTTTTAACTTCTTCTGAAGCAGTTCTGTCAGCACTGCCGTCTCCATTGCTTGCTGAAGCTCAAATATTGAGGGACCGAGCAATGGGTCTTTATCAAGCCCGCAGCCTTTTTGGGAGCAGTCACAGGCTTAACAATAGAAGAAATGGCTTGGGATTTGTTCGGCAGCCTGTGATGGATCGGGGTGTCGGAGTTACAATAGACAGGAGGTCCGCTCTTATGGATGCCTTGAAGGTGAAGGAGATTGAAGGTGAGCCACTACTTGATGCAAATGCATTAAAAGCTTTAATCCGGCTTCTTCGATTGGCACAA CCGCTTGGGAAAGGCCTTCTGCAGAGACTCTTGTTAAACTTAAGTGCACATAATCTAACAAGGGCCACTCTTATTTATCTTTTGCTTGATATGATTAAGCCGGAAGCTGAAGGTTCTGAAAGCAGACCAGCGACTTTAAATTGCCAGAGGCTTTATGGTTGTCACTCAAATACAGTATATGGCCGATCTCAATTATTGGATG GTCTTCCTCCCCTAGTGCTCCGCCGGATTCTTGAGATTCTGACTTACTTGGCCACAAATCATTCTGGTGTTGCAAAAATGTTGTTTCACTTTGACCAATCAATTACAGATTTATCAAATTCATCTGCGACACATATGAATGGGAAAGGAAAGGAAATGGTTACTGAAAGGGGACATTCACCTAAACTTTCTGGAGCTCATGCAGGGGCTGTTCCACTTGTTCTTTTTTTGAAGCTCTTGAATCGACCCTTATTTTTACGCAGCACTGCTCATCTTGAGCAGGTCATGGGTCTGATTCAAGTTGTAGTTGATACTGCTGCATCAAAACTAGAAAGTCAATCTCAATCTGAAAAAGCAATAGCAGATACCCTAAATTTGTCAGTTAATGAAGCTGAGAAGGACCCCCCTTTAGTGGAGTTAGACTCTAATCAACAAGATAAGCACGCTGATACAAAAGCACGTCCTTCCAATGGAAAGAAGAATCTAGATATGTACAATATCTTCTTGCAGTTGCCCCAATCTGATTTGCGGAATATGTGCAATCTTCTTGGTCATGAAGG GCTTTCGGATAAAATGTATATGCTTGCTGGTGAGGTGCTGAAAAAGTTGGCCTTCATTGTTTCCTCTCATAGGAAGTTCTTTATTTTAGAGCTTTCGGAATCATCTCATGCACTGACAGGTTCAGCTGTCAGCGATCTTGTTACCTTGCAGCAAAGAAATATGCTTGGCTTGGGTGCTGGTTCTATGGCTGGTGCTGCCATTCTACGAGTGCTGCAAGCTCTAAGTTCCCTCATTTCACTTGAGACTTCAGGTTATATGGATTTGGAAAGTGATGTAGATCAGCAAGACGACAAAGCAATTATTTGGAATTTGAATACTTCACTCGAGCCACTGTGGCAAGAACTGAGTAATTGTATAAGTGCAGCTGAGATGCAACTTGGCCAAGGCTCTTTCTCTCCTAATATGTCAAACATTCATGTTGCTGAGAATTTGCATGGTTCCTCTACTTCTCCACCACTTCCTCTCGGGACACAAAGACTCCTGCCTTTCATTGAGGctttctttgttttgtgtgaaAAGCTACAAGCAAACGAATCTATCATGCAGCAGGACCATGGCAATGCAACTGCCAGAGAAGTCAAGGAGTTTGCCAGTTGTTCAGCTTCAATGAATGGGAATTTTATTGGAGATTCAAAGCGAAAGCTAGATGGTGCTTTTACATTTACAAGGTTTGCCGAGAAGCATCGTCGGCTTACTAATGCTTTCATTAGGCAGAGTCCAAGTTTGTTGGAGAAATCTCTGTCCATGATGCTCAAGGCCCCAAGACTGATTGACTTTGATAATAAGAGAGCCTATTTCCGCTCAAGAATTAGGCAACAACATGACCAACACTTGTCTGGGCCGCTGCGTATAAGTGTAAGGCGGGCTTACATTTTGGAGGACTCATATAATCAATTAAGGATGCGTCCTACTCCAGATCTCAAGGGGCGATTAAATGTGCAATTTCAAGGTGAAGAGGGTATTGATGCTGGTGGTCTGACCAGAGAATGGTATCAGCTACTATCAAGGGTCATATTTGACAAGGGTGCTTTACTTTTCACAACAGTGGGCAACAATGCAACTTTCCAACCAAACCCTAACTCTGTTTACCAGACTGAACACCTCTCATACTTTAAGTTTGTAGGCCGAGTG GTGGGAAAGGCGTTGTTTGATGCACAACTATTGGATGTTTACTTTACCCGATCTTTCTACAAGCATATACTCGGTGTTAAGGTTACATACCATGACATTGAAGCGGTTGATCCTGATTACTACAAGAATTTGAAATGGATGTTGGAG AATGATGTAAGTGATATTCCTGACTTGACATTTAGCATGGACGCCGATGAAGAAAAACTCATACTTTATGAAAAGAATGAG GTCACTGATTATGAGCTTAAACCTGGAGGAAGGAACATAAAGGTTTCAGAAGAAACAAAGCATGAGTATGTTGACCTTGTTGCTGAACATCTTCTGACTAATGCCATCCGACCTCAAATCAACTCTTTTCTAGAAGGTTTTCATGAAATGGTGCCACGGGAACTTATATCAATCTTTAATGACAAAGAGCTTGAGCTACTCATCAGTGGTCTTCCAGAAATTGATT TGGATGATTTGAAAGAAAATACTGAGTATACTGGCTACACTGTTGCATCAAATGTTATTCAATGGTTTTGGGAGGTGGTTAAATCTTTCAACAAGGAAGACATGGCTAGATTACTGCAATTTGTGACAGGAACATCAAAG GTTCCGTTGGAGGGTTTTATAGCCTTGCAAGGCATCTCTGGTTCCCAAAGGTTTCAGATTCACAAGGCATATGGAGCTCCTGATCGACTTCCATCAGCTCATACTTG CTTCAATCAACTAGATCTTCCTGAGTACACCTCTAAGGAACAGCTTCAAGACCGTTTATTACTTGCCATCCATGAGGCTAGTGAAGGGTTTGGTTTTGGTTGA